A section of the Pseudomonas sp. Q1-7 genome encodes:
- the ltrA gene encoding group II intron reverse transcriptase/maturase, whose protein sequence is MQFTALLHHITPQLLAQSFYALRRDAAVGVDGMSWREYEEGLLQRLSTLHARLHSGAYRATPSRRVYIPKADGRQRPLGVASLEDKIVQQAVVTVLNAIYEEDFLGFSYGFRPGRSQHDALDALTVALKSQKVNWILDADITSFFDEIDHEWLLMFLGHRVADRRLLGLICKWLQAGVMENGRRVAATKGTPQGAVISPLLANIYLHYVLDLWARQWRHRHARGDMVVVRYADDSVVGFRKQSQAQQFLAQLQERLARFGLSLNAAKTRLIEFGRFAIGKRRRRGLGKPETFDFLGFTHCCSTKRNGDFQVLRLTVKKRMRATLLAIRDELQRRRHEPVRAQGQWLNRVVSGYFNYHAVPGNLKRLSGFRKAICRYWRQALGRRSQRNRLQWSRFGLLTDHYIPSPKNAHPYPEDRFASHTRGRSRMR, encoded by the coding sequence ATGCAATTCACGGCATTGCTGCACCACATCACACCGCAGTTATTGGCGCAGAGCTTCTATGCCCTGCGCCGCGATGCAGCGGTGGGCGTGGACGGCATGTCGTGGCGAGAGTACGAGGAAGGTCTTCTCCAGCGGCTGAGCACCTTGCACGCAAGGCTCCACAGTGGGGCCTACCGGGCAACGCCGTCACGGCGGGTCTATATTCCCAAAGCCGACGGCAGACAGCGTCCGCTGGGTGTTGCCTCTCTGGAGGACAAGATCGTACAGCAGGCGGTCGTTACCGTTCTGAATGCGATCTATGAAGAAGACTTTCTCGGGTTCTCATATGGGTTTCGACCGGGACGTAGCCAGCACGATGCGCTGGATGCGTTGACGGTCGCGCTCAAGAGCCAGAAGGTGAACTGGATATTGGATGCGGACATCACGTCGTTCTTTGATGAGATCGATCACGAGTGGCTGCTGATGTTTCTGGGACACCGGGTTGCAGATCGGCGCCTGCTCGGGCTTATCTGCAAATGGCTTCAAGCGGGTGTGATGGAGAATGGCCGTAGGGTGGCCGCGACGAAGGGTACCCCCCAAGGCGCGGTGATATCGCCGTTGCTGGCGAATATCTATCTTCACTACGTGCTGGATCTGTGGGCAAGGCAGTGGCGCCACCGGCATGCCCGTGGCGATATGGTTGTTGTGCGCTATGCAGACGACAGCGTGGTGGGTTTCAGGAAGCAATCGCAGGCTCAGCAGTTCCTGGCGCAGTTGCAGGAACGCCTGGCCAGGTTTGGTCTATCCCTCAATGCTGCGAAAACACGGCTGATTGAATTTGGTCGTTTTGCCATAGGCAAACGCCGGCGGCGAGGGCTGGGCAAACCGGAGACTTTTGACTTCCTGGGGTTCACGCACTGCTGTAGCACCAAAAGAAACGGCGACTTCCAAGTGCTGCGACTGACGGTGAAGAAGCGGATGCGTGCGACGCTGCTGGCTATCCGGGATGAACTACAACGCCGACGTCATGAGCCCGTCCGGGCTCAAGGGCAGTGGCTCAATCGGGTAGTGAGTGGATATTTCAATTACCACGCGGTGCCAGGAAACCTGAAGCGTCTCAGTGGATTCAGGAAGGCTATCTGTCGGTACTGGCGCCAGGCACTCGGGCGACGCAGCCAGAGAAATCGGCTGCAATGGTCTCGTTTCGGACTGCTCACAGATCACTACATACCCAGCCCAAAGAATGCACACCCGTACCCTGAGGATCGCTTCGCGTCACATACCCGAGGCAGGAGCCGTATGCGGTAG
- the tnpB gene encoding IS66 family insertion sequence element accessory protein TnpB, with the protein MRQRSSYPKPFKAQVVQECLQPGAPSPALPSATASMPTSFASGCRFTEIIWLAARRLNQGKFHWPGIRHGSEVELDTEQLQALVLGLPWQRVGAAGATTVL; encoded by the coding sequence ATGCGCCAACGAAGCTCTTACCCCAAACCGTTCAAGGCCCAGGTTGTTCAGGAGTGCCTGCAACCCGGCGCACCGTCTCCAGCGTTGCCATCAGCCACGGCATCAATGCCAACGTCATTCGCAAGTGGCTGCCGCTTTACCGAGATCATCTGGCTGGCCGCGCGGCGCTTGAACCAGGGCAAGTTTCACTGGCCAGGCATCCGGCACGGCTCGGAAGTCGAACTCGACACCGAGCAACTTCAGGCTTTGGTACTGGGTCTACCCTGGCAGCGGGTCGGTGCAGCCGGCGCGACCACAGTGCTGTAG
- a CDS encoding Crp/Fnr family transcriptional regulator — translation MANRLLDSIPGKERARILDHCELSDLVFGKTLCDAGQPYSHAYFPLTGFISLVAKLDNHRPLEIALIGSEGMLGVTLALGVHKAPTRAVVQGAGNALRITSAHLRRELHECPHLKRSLNRYLYVLMAQLSQTAACSHFHEIQPRLARWLLMTHDRAQADHFCLTHELLADMLGVRRSGITVAAGALQQKHLIHYSRGKITILDRTGLEQIACECYDEVTDCYSKMLG, via the coding sequence GTGGCCAACCGGCTTCTCGATAGCATCCCGGGCAAGGAGCGCGCCAGGATCCTCGATCATTGCGAACTGTCGGACCTTGTCTTCGGCAAGACGCTATGCGACGCAGGCCAACCATATAGTCACGCCTATTTCCCGCTTACCGGCTTCATCTCCCTGGTGGCGAAACTGGACAACCACCGCCCCCTGGAAATCGCGCTGATCGGCAGTGAAGGTATGTTGGGTGTGACCCTCGCGCTTGGCGTTCACAAGGCGCCAACCCGTGCAGTAGTGCAAGGCGCCGGCAACGCCCTGCGTATCACCTCCGCCCACCTTCGGCGCGAACTACACGAGTGCCCCCACCTGAAACGCAGTTTGAATCGCTACCTCTACGTACTGATGGCACAACTGTCACAAACGGCCGCCTGCAGTCATTTTCATGAGATCCAGCCACGCCTGGCACGCTGGCTGCTGATGACCCACGACCGCGCGCAGGCCGATCACTTCTGTCTCACCCACGAGCTTCTCGCCGACATGCTCGGTGTGCGTCGGAGCGGCATCACCGTGGCCGCTGGGGCGTTGCAGCAGAAGCACCTCATCCACTACAGCCGCGGAAAGATCACCATTCTCGATCGAACCGGACTCGAGCAAATCGCCTGCGAGTGCTACGACGAGGTGACGGACTGCTACAGCAAGATGCTTGGCTGA
- a CDS encoding trypsin-like peptidase domain-containing protein, with protein sequence MDTPSRHFPDRLEIELHTDRHNMARSCGFSVPLYRDGKSLWRQGRDTAGGVDVALIEIERSALPKAMVYNAFTPKHLQSPSDLIEVGTALLVVGFPLGFHDHLHHMPVVRHAIVASSFGLRFQGQGYFLTDARTHRGTSGAPVVMRMPDDCRNSEDLPWILLGVHSARLDMGSRDLVQDEALGLNCTWYADILMTLSAN encoded by the coding sequence TTGGATACGCCGAGCCGACATTTCCCTGATCGCCTCGAAATCGAACTGCACACCGATCGACACAATATGGCGCGTTCATGCGGCTTCTCCGTGCCGCTGTATCGTGACGGCAAAAGCCTGTGGCGCCAAGGACGGGATACGGCAGGTGGTGTCGATGTCGCGCTGATCGAGATCGAGCGCTCGGCATTGCCGAAGGCGATGGTTTACAACGCTTTCACACCCAAGCACTTGCAGTCTCCCAGCGACTTGATTGAGGTCGGCACTGCTCTGCTGGTGGTGGGATTTCCCCTGGGATTCCACGACCACCTGCATCACATGCCGGTGGTGCGGCATGCCATTGTTGCTTCTTCGTTCGGGCTGCGTTTCCAGGGACAGGGCTATTTTCTCACCGACGCGCGCACCCACCGCGGCACAAGCGGCGCGCCGGTGGTGATGCGGATGCCGGATGATTGCAGGAACTCGGAGGATCTGCCCTGGATCTTGCTCGGCGTTCATTCGGCGCGCCTCGATATGGGCAGCCGGGACCTTGTGCAAGACGAAGCGCTGGGACTCAATTGCACCTGGTATGCCGACATCCTCATGACCCTGAGTGCGAACTGA
- a CDS encoding LasR-specific antiactivator QslA has product MSEGIMTCLPPHDGHPGMEIIWAADCRQAFNQGVGLAQTWLDNARNGWLWAIMIAERDLLPCAMERRAFEVGFLSRIQQRLCSLQRNEQRARDLPLTL; this is encoded by the coding sequence ATGAGCGAGGGCATCATGACTTGCCTCCCGCCACACGACGGCCATCCAGGCATGGAGATCATCTGGGCCGCGGACTGCCGGCAGGCATTCAATCAAGGCGTGGGACTGGCCCAGACTTGGCTCGACAACGCTCGAAACGGATGGCTTTGGGCGATCATGATTGCCGAGCGCGATCTCCTGCCCTGTGCAATGGAAAGGCGTGCTTTCGAGGTCGGCTTCCTGAGCCGCATTCAGCAGCGGCTGTGTTCGCTGCAGCGCAATGAGCAACGGGCCAGGGATCTGCCTTTGACGCTGTAG
- the radC gene encoding RadC family protein, whose amino-acid sequence MSQPIPAIAATLLVRDDQGCYLPASADQILEAARQAIDCKLQRGASFTSPDVVKDYLRAKLAGYEREVFAVLFLDAKHRLIQYVELFQGTIDSTAVYPREVVKEALRLNAAAAIIAHNHPSGNPEPSEADKSITRRIKEALALVDVPTLDHIIIAGTRSVSFAEHGLI is encoded by the coding sequence ATGTCGCAACCTATTCCAGCTATCGCCGCTACCCTGCTCGTGCGTGACGACCAAGGTTGCTATCTGCCGGCATCTGCCGATCAGATCCTAGAAGCCGCGCGCCAGGCCATCGATTGCAAGCTGCAGCGTGGCGCCAGCTTCACTTCGCCGGATGTGGTCAAGGACTATCTTCGCGCCAAGCTGGCCGGCTACGAGCGCGAGGTGTTCGCCGTGCTGTTCCTGGATGCCAAGCATCGACTGATCCAGTACGTCGAGCTTTTCCAAGGCACCATCGACAGCACAGCGGTGTATCCACGTGAGGTCGTCAAGGAAGCTCTGCGCCTGAATGCAGCTGCGGCGATCATCGCTCACAACCACCCCAGCGGAAATCCGGAGCCCAGCGAAGCGGACAAGTCGATCACCCGGCGCATCAAGGAAGCACTGGCGCTGGTGGACGTGCCTACGCTGGATCACATCATCATCGCAGGAACCCGGTCAGTCTCCTTCGCGGAGCATGGGCTCATCTGA
- a CDS encoding LysR family transcriptional regulator, translated as MNWNDARVFLAVTRQQTLRGAARELNVDQATVSRRIAAMEQALGSTLFLRTSSGYQLTGVGETILEAAERMETAAFELVRRAQGRDKALSGEVRVTTTDSLAVDFVIPAMARVHARYPDVRVNLNSSSDLLNLARREADIAIRTLKPDNPDLVIRRLASWPMGLFASPGYLEVHGIPEPGNGFLGHDLVMYEPHLAEGRDVTLVDESAASGRIVTAVNSSVMVRNAIAAGLGVGELPLYMGERDGLVRVWPTRARSHPYEVWMVTHGDLRHTAKVRVVIEAILMEFEGAASSDS; from the coding sequence ATGAACTGGAACGATGCAAGAGTGTTCCTGGCGGTGACCCGGCAGCAGACGCTGCGTGGCGCCGCGCGGGAACTGAACGTGGACCAGGCGACGGTGAGCCGGCGGATTGCCGCCATGGAGCAGGCGCTCGGTTCGACCTTGTTCCTGCGTACCTCTAGCGGCTACCAGTTGACCGGGGTAGGGGAAACCATTCTGGAAGCGGCCGAGCGTATGGAAACCGCAGCCTTTGAGCTGGTGCGGCGGGCGCAGGGGCGTGACAAGGCGCTCTCTGGCGAAGTGCGGGTGACCACCACCGACTCCTTGGCCGTCGATTTCGTGATCCCGGCCATGGCGCGTGTGCACGCCCGCTATCCGGATGTGCGGGTCAATCTCAACAGCTCATCGGACTTGCTCAACCTTGCTCGCCGTGAAGCCGATATCGCCATCCGCACACTCAAGCCGGACAACCCGGACCTTGTGATACGGCGCCTGGCCAGTTGGCCCATGGGGCTGTTCGCCTCGCCAGGGTACCTCGAGGTCCATGGCATCCCCGAGCCCGGCAACGGGTTCCTGGGGCACGACCTGGTGATGTACGAGCCCCACTTGGCCGAAGGCCGCGACGTGACCCTGGTGGACGAGTCGGCCGCCTCTGGCCGAATCGTTACCGCGGTGAACTCCAGCGTCATGGTTCGGAACGCCATTGCCGCCGGCCTTGGCGTGGGTGAGCTTCCCCTGTACATGGGCGAACGGGATGGCCTGGTCCGCGTCTGGCCCACGCGCGCGCGCAGCCACCCCTACGAGGTCTGGATGGTCACTCACGGCGACCTGCGTCATACCGCCAAGGTTCGCGTGGTGATAGAGGCCATACTGATGGAATTTGAGGGCGCGGCATCGTCTGATTCGTGA
- a CDS encoding NAD(P)H-quinone oxidoreductase, translating into MTAIEISQPGGPEVLRPARRPTPVPQGREVLIRVRAAGVNGPDVLQRKGLYDPPPGASDIPGLEIAGEVVALGDGASHLRIGDQVMALIPGGGYAEYAVADERNALPLPKGLAFTEAAALLETFMTVWTNLFQRGQFKQGDSVLIHGGASGIGTTATMLARAFGASTVITTIRNEEQRQASLALGADIAINYQAEDFVEAVLAATAGKGVDVVVDIIGGDYVSRNYQAAAMNGRIVQIGLLKGPAREVDLFPMLTKRLTHLGSTLRSRSHEEKAAIMAELQTHVWPLVESGRIKPRISATFDLRRASDAHRLLDSGGHIGKVVLTV; encoded by the coding sequence ATGACTGCCATCGAGATCAGCCAGCCCGGCGGCCCTGAGGTGCTGCGTCCCGCCCGCAGGCCCACGCCTGTGCCGCAGGGTCGCGAAGTATTGATTCGGGTCCGGGCTGCCGGCGTCAACGGCCCCGACGTGCTCCAGCGCAAGGGCCTGTATGACCCACCGCCCGGCGCTTCGGATATCCCCGGCCTGGAGATCGCCGGTGAAGTCGTGGCCTTGGGTGATGGCGCCAGTCACTTGCGAATCGGCGACCAGGTGATGGCGCTGATCCCAGGTGGTGGCTACGCCGAATATGCCGTCGCCGACGAGCGCAATGCCCTGCCGCTGCCGAAGGGACTGGCATTCACCGAGGCTGCCGCCCTGCTGGAAACCTTCATGACCGTTTGGACCAACCTGTTCCAACGAGGCCAGTTCAAGCAGGGCGACAGTGTGCTGATCCACGGCGGCGCCTCCGGCATCGGCACCACCGCTACCATGCTGGCGCGCGCCTTCGGCGCCTCCACTGTAATCACCACAATCCGGAACGAAGAGCAGCGCCAGGCCAGCCTGGCCCTGGGCGCCGACATCGCAATCAACTACCAGGCCGAGGACTTCGTCGAGGCCGTGCTGGCCGCCACCGCTGGCAAAGGGGTGGACGTGGTGGTCGACATCATCGGCGGCGACTACGTGAGCCGGAACTACCAGGCCGCTGCCATGAACGGACGCATCGTACAGATTGGCCTGCTGAAAGGACCAGCCCGAGAAGTCGACTTGTTCCCGATGCTGACCAAGCGTCTCACCCACCTCGGCTCCACCTTGCGTTCACGCAGCCACGAGGAGAAGGCTGCAATCATGGCGGAGCTGCAGACTCACGTCTGGCCGCTGGTCGAGTCGGGTCGGATCAAGCCCCGGATCAGCGCCACCT